The Amphiura filiformis chromosome 12, Afil_fr2py, whole genome shotgun sequence genome includes a region encoding these proteins:
- the LOC140166253 gene encoding beta-microseminoprotein-like has translation MLKLQLVVCVGLCVLGLVCADCYFTEDFTCAADSVETVDCYDCTCLGNGFSQCCRKSSAMKPSGYPETCEAIFRKKSCSWKVVEKGKRRKLCDFTSVVG, from the exons ATGTTGAAACTACAACTGGTAGTGTGTGTCGGCCTTTGTGTCCTAGGACTAGTGTGTGCAGATTGTTACTTCACAGAAG ATTTTACATGTGCAGCAGACAGTGTAGAGACAGTTGATTGCTATGATTGTACTTGTCTTGGGAATGGATTCTCACAATGCTGTAGAAA gTCATCAGCAATGAAACCGTCTGGTTATCCAGAGACTTGCGAAGCAATATTTAGGAAAAAATCGTGTTCATGGAAAGTCGTCGAAAAGGGCAAAAGACGAAAGCTGTGTGATTTTACAAGTGTTGTCGGATAA